The genome window TACCAGCTCAATCCGCTGGAGAGGGCAAAAGTGGAGAAACGCGCGCCGTTGTAATAGGTGCGCCAGTTTGGCAGGGAGGGCAGGCGTTCCCAGTCATAGGTTGAGGCGAGCGCGGTGATATCCACCCAATAGCCCGCAGGGACAGGGGCGTATTCTCCGCCCTGCTCATAGGTGCGTGGATCGAGCTCATAGCGCGCGCTTAAATTCCACGGTGCGTTATGGATCGGCTCACCCAGCGAGCCGTCCTGAATCCAACAGCGGATGTACACACGCCAATAGGTCTGCGCGCCGATGTCTTCGCGCAGGGTGACCATCCAGCCGGCGTTTGCCATCAGGGAGTTGATTGCAAAGGCGCGCCCTGTATACAGCCAATCCTCCTCCAGGCCGGGTTCGAGACTGGTCGTGAGCGGGACAAAGGCGTTTTCCAGGCTGGCAAGCGCATCCCAGCCTGTTTCAAGAATGACGCGCCGGCGTAATGCAATAAAGGACTCGTCCACAAGTTCATGCAATTGCGGGTACGGAGCCTGCACATTTTCTATCGGAACAACATACCAGCGACGGTTGGGGATCTCGGGTCCCGGGGTAATGACGGGCGACCACAAGGGAGTGGCTGTCACTGCCGAGGCTTGGGTAAATGAAACCGGCAGGGGATTCGGCAACGCGGCGAAGCCCCAGGTCATGCCGCGCACCCGTCCGCCCAGCGGAGTGGGGGCCAGCAATTGATTGCCTTGCAGATCATGAGCGGTGATGAAATACCGGTTGGGCACGTTCGTTACGGCAAGGATCCTTCCTGCGGATTCATCCCACGTGCCCAGGATGCCGTCGCCGATCCAATGCGCGGCGCGGCCCGGGTCGGTTGCATCCCAGAGATACAAACCGCTGAAGCCGATGGTCTGTGAAACGGACGCCCATAACAATTGCGAGCCGTCCCTGCTCCAGACGGGGGAACTTTCGGAGGCAAAGGGAGTGTTGCTCAGGTTTTGATAGCGTTCCTCGCCGGCGAGGTCGAGGTTGGCGAGCCAGGCGTCACTGTCACCGCCGCGGGTGGAGATGAACGCCACGTTGCGTCCATCGGGAGCCCAGGCGGGGGAATGGTCCGAGGCGGGATGCTGGGTCAACGGGACGATCTCCCCCGAGGTGACATTGACCACCGCGACCTCGAGGTTGTCGTTGACGTAGGTTTCGAAGGCGAGCCACTGACCATCGGGCGACCAGGATGGGGCGGAGTCATATTGAGGCGAGTTGGTCACCTGCGTGAGTCCGCCGCTTGTCAAATCCATGACATACAGATCCCAATAGCCTGTACGGTCGGAGGCAAAGGCGAGTTTGGTTCGGTCGGGGCTGAGCGCGGGGGCGATGTCGTTCCACTCCCCTGTTGTGATGCGCGTCAGCGGCTGGTTCTGTGGATGGAAAATGAAAAGATGGGCATAGCCGTTCTCTTCGATGGAGAGGAAGATCAGGTCACGCTCGCCGCCGGCCGGGACGGGCTCGGGCATATCCTCGACCTGTATTTCAAATGCGGACAGCTGCGTCGGGGCGACAGACTCCGCAGACTGGGTACAGCCGAGCAGCACAAGACTGATGACGATTAAGAGGCATACGCTTTTCGCACGGCGGGATGAAAAATGCAATGGCATGGAGGCTGTCAATTAATTGGGATCAGGTGCGGGGGAGTCTGCAGGCGCGGGTTCCACATCAAAGGAGAACTGACGCGGCTCATCCGAAGGTCCGTCCTCGGGATAATACAGGCGCGCATTCAACGTGTAGGGATTGCGCAGGTCGCCGCGGATGTGCAGGGTGAATTCGAGTTTCCAGCTGAGCGGTTCGACGATGTTCGTGGAGGCGACCTCCCCCCCGTCCGCATCGTGGAGGGCGACCTCGATGTAGGGGCGTTTCTGAAAGGGGGTGACTTCGATATTGACGCGCACCCGATAGCCATCGGGGTAAGGAACGGCGCTGAGCGAGGTGATTCGGGTCTCTTCCGGCACCGCGCGGGTTAGATTGTCTTCGGGGAAGAAAAAATCCATGCGGGGATTATACCCTTAAGGGTATTTTACCCTGCGGGCACGCTGTACCCACAAAAGAAATAGGGCGTCCGTGAGAGGTAGAGTACAGTTTCATTGGTGTGGAAGGGTATAATTCGGGTACATGGGTACCGGGGCTTTATACAGCGTGTTGCATAAAGCCTGGTTGGCAGCTCCTTATGATTGGTCATTCAGCCAAGGGAACAAGCAATGGGCGCAAAAGACAAAAGTTTTCAGCAAGAATTGCATTTGGAATTTCTCAAGGCATTACATGATGAAAAAACAAAGGCGCAAGGAACACGCGCCGCATATACTTCCAGCAAATTCGCCTTCATTACAGGGCTTTTTGGTTTGGGCGCTTTAAAGATTGGCATGGTGGATTTTCACTGGCTTTTATACCTCATCCCCTGGGTGGCATTAGGCTACGATCTATATATTCGCGCAGAGGATTTGAGCATTAAAAAAATGGGGGCGTTTCTTCGTTCCGATCCAAAAGCAAAAACCGCAGAAAGTGAAAGGGCTTGGGAACGTTTTTCCGCCCAATATCGAGATAAACTGGCTCATGTAGCGACAACACTTTTCACGCTCATTATCACCATTTCCGCGGCTGTGTATATCTATGCCCAACAAAGCGCAAAACAAGCTGGGATTCTACGCATTGAATTCTGGATGGGATTTATTGCCTGGTTTACAATCAGTTTTTCCGCCAATGTCGGTTTATGGGCGAGTCATCAAATACAGATTAAAAAATTGGACAAGACAGGCTCGACAATGGGGAAGAATAGAATCTGAACACCGCTGGTGCTTCCATAGGTGCCCATCACTGCGATGCACCTATCTGCGCGCGATATACTTGACATGCTCTTCGGCCGTATCGCGGTCATGTCCTTCGTAAATTTTGATTGTGTTGAAACTTTTTGTCGCAGCAAAGGCGTCCCCCTCCATTTTGAAGGACATGGGAAAGAAACAAGAATTGTTGTTGATTCCAATCCTTACCCAGGTGAAGTTCAGGAAGGGCTCTGGAACCGCCTGCTGTATGAAGGACTCAGTCTACAGTCGTTTTCGGATTTGATTAAGGCGCTAATGATTGAGGCAGAGCGCAGTTCCTCCCACCAAGGCGTCCTGGACGGGCGCCACCGTTCGTGCCGCGAGCACGACGGTGCGAGACGGCAGGATAATGCACGCTGTCTCGCAGAGCGGACGGCTGGGCGGCTGCGCGCAAACGTTTCCTGGCTTAACTCGTAAGTTTGTTGGCTTAATTTCAATGTTTGTTGGCTTAACACGCAGGTTTGTTGGCTTAATTGGGGTTCGCTTTGCAGGCACATTCGTTTGCCTACACGCAAAAGAGTGGGCTTGTAAACATATCATGACATCTTTTGAAAAATATCATGACATCTTTGGAAACATGTCATGATATTTTCAGGGATACATTTGGAAGGTTTCCCCTCCAGGCCTGCCCGCACAAAAGACCCCGCTTCGGGGGCCTTTTTATTTCGGGTGTATGATTGACCGCATGTCACGCAACCGCATCATCCTCGTCACCATCGGCATCATGCTCAGCCTGTTCCTCGCTTCGATGGAAGCGACCGTCGTTGCCACCGCCATGCCGACCATCGTCGGTCAACTGGGGGGATTGGAACAGTATGCCTGGGTCTTCTCCGCGTATATGCTGGCTTCGACCACCACCGTTCCGCTGTACGGCAAACTGTCCGATGTCTACGGGCGGCGGAAGTTATATCTCGTTGCGATGGTGCTTTTCCTCGCCGGCTCCATCCTGTGCGGGCAGGCCGGTACGATGACGCAGCTCGTCCTCGCCCGCGCCCTGCAGGGACTCGGCGCAGGCGGCATCATGCCGCTGGCGTTCATTCTGATTGGCGAGATGTTCTCGCTTGAACAACGCGCCCGCATGCAGGGATTGTTCTCCGGCGTGTGGGGCGTTTCGTCCGTGGCGGGTCCACTGCTTGGCGGTTTTATCGTGGACAACCTCTCATGGCACTGGGTGTTCTACGTCAACATCGTGCCGGGCTTGATCGCCGCGGGGCTGGTCGGTTTTGGGTGGAAAGACCAGATCCAACGTCAGGGCAGAGCCGTGGTGGATTATGCCGGGGCGGCGCTGCTCTCCGCATCCGTCGTCGCGCTGTTACTCGGTCTCACCGGCGTGGAGTTCGGCTCATCCGCCAGCCTGATCCTGATCGGCGTTTCCATCATTTTGTTCGCCGCCTTGACCTGGGTGGAAAGCCGCGCAGCCGACCCGATCCTGCCGATCGCGCTCTTCCGCCGCGACCGCCTGTTCTCGACCGCCATCCTGCACGGCGTGTTTTCGGGCTGGGCGCTGTTCGGCAGTATTTCGTTCATCCCATTGTTCGTTCAATCGGTGCTTGGCACGAGCGCGACGCAGGCCGGCATCACCATCACGCCGCTGTTGATGGGCTGGGTGCTGGCGAGCATCATCGGCGCGCGCATTTTATTGAAGGTCGGCTATCGCAGGCTGACCATCGTCGGCACGTCCC of Anaerolineales bacterium contains these proteins:
- a CDS encoding MDR family MFS transporter produces the protein MSRNRIILVTIGIMLSLFLASMEATVVATAMPTIVGQLGGLEQYAWVFSAYMLASTTTVPLYGKLSDVYGRRKLYLVAMVLFLAGSILCGQAGTMTQLVLARALQGLGAGGIMPLAFILIGEMFSLEQRARMQGLFSGVWGVSSVAGPLLGGFIVDNLSWHWVFYVNIVPGLIAAGLVGFGWKDQIQRQGRAVVDYAGAALLSASVVALLLGLTGVEFGSSASLILIGVSIILFAALTWVESRAADPILPIALFRRDRLFSTAILHGVFSGWALFGSISFIPLFVQSVLGTSATQAGITITPLLMGWVLASIIGARILLKVGYRRLTIVGTSLLVIGAFLMSQVGAHTSYTLLMVFVALMGIGMGFSIPPFLIAVQTTVERRLLGTATSTMQFSRSIGGTIGVSVMGAALTMRLASNLNASGLNPELVSQLLEPSFGIQTVLDEGLRLALANAIHLVFVIALISAVLAFVTVFFTPRIELKDKPAAAPVSAD